The DNA sequence GGAGCAGAAGGTTCGTGCTGATGGATATGAGAACTGCGAGAAGGCGGGAAAATGCGAGGGAGCTCTTGCAACTGTCGACAACGATAAACAAGAGAAGAAGTATACGGTACATAAAAGGAATGCTATGAATACTACGAAGCATCTTTGGTCTGGTGCAATTGCTGCCATGGTTTCCAGGTCTGTCTTTACATGTTCGCTTTCAACTCATCGTTTTTGTTTATATCAGTATAGTATTATCGACTAGTTGTTGTGACTATGCTAATCAGTAGATTCAGATTGTTTTGTATAATGCTTTCCCCTCCAAGAACTCTTTATCATCCACTCGTTCATGAATTATCGTTCTTTCTTATGCATTATGATTCTATATCTGTAACTGGTTAGTGGAGAAACTTGATCAATGAAATGCAGTAGAAAATATTTAACGGACCTGTTCATTGCATTCATGTGGACTGGTGTTTGCCCTCTATAGCTAGACAACTTAGTTTACGATAATCCATGTCCATTGTGATGAGTGATGATCTTGTTGCTGTAAGTTTTCATGAAGAATAGGTTTATGCATCTCTTATGCATGTGTTGTCGTTTATTTTGGTTCATAActctcatttatttgtttataaccCTTTTAGTTCATCTTCCATTTTGATAGACAAATCATCTTGATTCATGTATGACATTAATGCTTCTATGCCTATATAAAGGATTGTCTAGGATGGTTGAGATATATTGAGTTTGagtgtcattttgtatttgttgagtGACATTTGGGAGGAACTTTGTTGAGAGACTATGTAGTGTGAGGGTGTGAGATATACACTTTGTAAACACTTAGACTATTGAGATTGGTTGCTACCCATGGAAGTAGGGGAATTTATTCTCTATGTAGTGTGAGAGTGTGAGATCTACACTTTCTAAACACTTAGATTATTGAGATTGGTTGCTACCTATGGAAGTAGGGGAATCTCTTCTCTATGTAGTGTGAGAGTGTGAGATATACACTTAGATTATTGAGATTGGTTGTTACCCATGGATGTAGGAGAATTTTTTCTCTCTGAACCACGTAAatctttgtctctttgtttaatttctgtttgtggGTGTGTGAGTGCGATCGATCTAGCTTCCGCTTTCATTGCAACACTTGTAGTATACTTTTTCAAGGTACAAGGGCCCGTATGTAAGCATTTGATGAACTAAAATTTTCGCCTTTTCAAAAGGTCGAGcaataattcaaatttgagGTGGTTGGAGCAtttacaattaaattaatgaatggTTTCTAAGAAACACTGTAGTAGGTTCTTGCTATCTTCTAAGTTCTTGATGGATCAACAATTTTATTGTATCAGAACTTTTGTTGCGCCACTTGAGAGGCTGAAGTTGGAGTATATAGTTCGTGGTGAGCAGGGAAATCTTTTTTACGTCATCAAGAAAATTGCAGCTTCTCAAGGCTTAAAAGGGTTTTGGAAGGGAAACTTTGTCAATATTCTTCGAACTGCTCCCTTTAAAGCATTAAACTTTTATGCGTATGATACTTACAGAAAACAACTGCTTAAATTGTCTGGCCGTGAGActacttcaaattttgagaGATTTGTTGCTGGTGCTGCAGCAGGCATTACTGCTACCGTACTCTGCCTACCACTTGACACTGTATGTTATCATAAccttcttctgcttctgcttctctTCCCCCATTGTCTTCCccctttattttttctttcatttacatCAGATTATCCCTAAGAGAGATTCTTCTGTCTTTGAAGTATGGTTAATGAAGAAAAGTAATTCTTTTGGGGTTGTTACTGAGGaaagattgaaagaaaaatggggCTCTGGTCTTAAGGATTGAAGAGTCCTACACAATGACCACCCAGCCTATGGGTGATCTTGGTGCCATGCATtcaaatatgtttaaaaaGCCATAGAGGCTTTCTTAGAAGGCATCTCAGCTATAATTGGGGGTATGTAGAATGCAATATGAATATTCGTAAATCACAACGCTACACATCACGACCTGGGCATTCGAATGTGGTTTAGCTATGAGAACTATCCAGTATCCTCTAGAAAGGATAAAGGAAAGAGAAGCAATGACCGGATATGGAGTTCCTCTTGACCTTGCTAGGCACTTTGTTGCTCGAACCAGGACACTTTCAAAGTGGTTCGAACTTCTATACGCCATTATTAGATTAAAACATCAGTCATCGTAGTCTTTATGCATACGTTTTGTTTGTGTATTCTTCATCTTTAAGTGGTAAATTATTGTAATCGTTGTATCTTTCAGATTCGAACAAAGATAGTGGCACCTGGTGGAGAAGCTTTAGGTGGTGTAATTGGTGCTTTCCGCTACATGGTCCAGACTGAAGGGTTCTTTTCTCTTTACAAGGGCTTACTCCCCTCCATTTTAAGCATGGCGCCTTCTGGTGCAGTCTTCTATACTGTATATGATATACTCAAAACTGCTTATCTGCAGTCACCagaaggaaggaaaagaattcaaaatatgAACCAACAGGGGAAGCAATTGAATGCTTTGGATCAGTTGGAGTTAGGACCAATTAGGACTTTACTACATGGTGCTATATCTGGAGCTTGTGCTGAGGCAGTGACTTACCCATTTGAAGTAATCAGGAGGCAGCTTCAAATGCAAGATCAGGCCACTAGAATGAGTGCCTTTGCAACCTGTTCTAAGATAGTTCAGCAAGGAGGAATACAAGCTTTATATGCAGGACTTCTTCCCAGCTTGTTACAGGCATGTGATTctgatctttcttttatttattggcGTGAATTTACTTTCTTGTAACCTTGTGCTTATatccataattattttaggaaaatggTCTTTATATCATTGATTCAGAGTCTCAAACTGCTGTGTCATTATGAATTCTTCAATGAACATAAAACAATCTGTTTCTGAGAGAACTAATTATACCTAAATGCCTGAATCAGTCAAAACCCTCCTTTCCCAACTCACCTGAAATATTATTCAGGTCGGGGATGGAAGTCATGTATTGGAGGTCTAATAAAGCCAAGTAGCCTATCAATACTTGGTAAGACAGTAATCGATACAAATATTCACCCATATTCAGTTGAGATTCCTTGGACCTCTTGTTAACATGCGTATcggctcaagtccaccgctagcagatattgtcctctttggcccTTCCCTTTTGGGGTTTGcctcaacgtttttaaaacgctgctacagagaggtttccacacccttataaagagtgattcgttcccctctccaagcgatatgggatctcacaatccaccccccttcgaggcccagcgtcctcgcaggcacaccgcctcaagtccaccccccttcgggactcagccttcttgctggcacatcgcacAGTGTCGGCtctatatcatttgtaacggcccaagcccaccgctagcagatattgtcctctttgggctttccctttcgggcttcccctcaaggtttttaaaacgggtctgctagggagaggtttccacacttttataaagaaagcttcgttcctctctccaaccgatgtgggatctcacaacatgCTTGTTAAAATATGCGTATAAGCTTGTTGGACAATTCAATCTGCTTTTCTGCCATTCCAAAGATACATCGTTTGTAAGAAGCTAGCCAAACTTTCTTAGGTCGTAGCCAACCCACGACATCAACTTCAATTATTGTGGAAGATCATTTTATAACTTATTTGAAAGTGACTTCTCCATTAATACTTGTGCTGAACTAAGTCACTAGCCCCTGGTTTCCAAAACTTCCATTTGCATTCAATGGAACATTATGCTTACATAGATGAATTTTGTTTCACATCTTATTTCCTTAACCTCCAGCCAGTGAcataattacatattttttctttttgttcaggTGCATTTGTATGTTTTCAGTCAGCTTTCTTTAAATGCATTTTTCTCCGATTTTCCTGACCTGAAAAATCGAAACTACTCATCGTCATACGACAGACTGAAATCATTTCCTTTAGCTATTGTATTCtcttagatttttcttttctttttactcaCATACACTGCTTTGCACATCCAGGTACTTCCTTCAGCTGCCATAAGTTTTTTCGTTTACGAGTTCATGAAGATCGTCCTTAAAGTGGAATGAACGAACGAACAACGACATCAGAAAGCAGGGAGGAAACTGATCAATTGGCCCAACATAATTCACAGTTAAGCATCACAAACGGGTCATGAAATCATGGTAATCAGTAGCTTCCTCGACGTCGTGAAACCGTTTTTCGTTAGTATTCTTGAACTTAGTCGTGAATCGTAGAGCATATTCATCACTGCCCAATTTTGACTGCTACAGGAGCTTCATTTTGAGTAGATTGTTCAACAGAAATTCTCAATGTAATAAGAATTTATGCAATTATGTGTATGTAATTATCATGAAGATTATTTATGTCAGATTCTGAATAAATGCTTCgtatgttgattttttttttttttttttttttttttttttttttttttttNCTTAAAATGAGCTTTCTTGATTTGGTGGGCCACTGTGTTTTTCCCAATTAATTCCTAGCCTCATGTTTAGGatggaataaaaataaaataaaatataaaatataaaattatttattaatttaattatcagttaagacatttttttataaatttttgataaaattgtcaagattttatcaaaaataaataaataaataatccacATTTACAACTTTGCAgctgaaattataaaattttgaacaattttattatttattatttattttattttttgtttccaattggataataataaataataattgtacCAAGAACAGAAgaggaagggaaaaaaatatgGGCGGAGGGTTATGAGTCGCAGACTGACAGGGATTTCGCGTTAATTTCATGCTTGAGAAATTAGAGCACAGGATTTGGTTTTATCCGCGCCAATTCGTCTCTGCTGCCTTTGGGATCTCACTTCCTCTTCAACTCACGCTCGTAAGGTGAGCCCTAGCCTCCGCTTCAGTGGCCGTCATGTCGCCGGGCGGATGTGCATGTGTTGCTATTGAGAATGGGGATGCGGAAGCTTCTGGTAACTGTAAATCCGGTGATTCGTATTGCGAGCATTGTGGTTGTGGTTGTGGCAGTGGTTCGGCGGATTATTCTTCTTTGCCGGCTTTTTCTTGCTCTTCTTATTCACTTTGGCTTGATTCTGCGCGGTTGAGAGAGTCCGGGAAGTTTTGGCGGATTCTTGTTGCTTCTGCTAAAGGCTTCACAATTGGAGCTGGTCTTAAAGGTGGACTCTCCCTGTTTTCGATCCTTGCTGGATTGAAGCGGAGAAAGGCTTTGGCCTCCCTCGGGTAAGGTTGTTTCAAAATTGGTTATGAAGTTTATTTGCATGGTATCGTGCAATTTCTTTATGCTGTAAACAAATATGTTATCGAATTATGTTTCGTTTAGGAAGAAAGGAGTGATTACGAATCGTGATGCAATTTCCATGGCTTTGAAGGAGACTTTGAGGTACGGTCTGTTTCTTGGAACCTTTGCTGGGACATTCGTTTCCATCGATGAGATAATAGGCAATCTGGCAGGCCACCGTAGGTATACTCTTTTCTATTCTGATTTCTGTTCATGTAATCCTGAATCTTTGCTGTTTCATGTTCTTTGTTATCttcttttgattatttaaatgttCTCTTTTAGTTCAGGACTGCAGGATGGAGGGCTCTATCAGCGGGAGCATTAGCTGGGCCATCAATGCTTCTGACTGGGTTAAATACGCAACATAAGACCTTGGCTATCTACATTTTTATGCGTGCTGCGGTCTTGGCAGCGCGTTGTGGGATTAAAAGCAAGCGGTTCGGCCATATTTGTAAGCCGCTCACGTGGTCATATGGTGACATCTTCCTTATGTGTCTCTCCTCTTCGCAGATCTTGTAAGAAATCTGCCGACCCAATACATTGCTGCTAATTCAAATACTATAGGTCTTGAGCGTTTGTTCTAAATTATCGCccattttcacttttaagCTTCAAATTTCATCACGTCGCTTGTTTTCCTGCCTGGTATCTGAATCAACAACTTTACTTTTAGCCTGCAAATCACTACATGTAATCCCTAACGCAAGCAAGCAGATGGGaaatgtgatgtctcacattggttggggaggagaacaaaacactctttataagggtgtgaaaaccttcccctagcagatgcgttttaaagccttgaggggaagtccgaaagggaaagcccaaagaggacaatatctgctagcggtggatctagggtgttacaaatggtattagagccagacatcggactatgtgccagcggggaggctgttccccaaagggggtagacacggaGGGTGTGccgccagtaaggacgctgggccccaaaggtgGGTGGATTTGGCGGGGGTCCCAagtcgattggagaaagtaaagagtgccagcgaggacgctgggccctgaaggggggtggattgtgatgtcccacattggttggggaggagaacaaaacaccctttataagggtgtggaaaccttcccctagcatatacgttttaaaaccttgaggggaagcccgaaagggaaagcccaaagaggacaatatctgctagcggtggatctggggtGTTACAAGAAACCAGTAAATGACTTGCATCGTTATGATTATGAACTAATTATGTAACAGTTGAACTAGATCTATTGTTGGAATGAATGCAGGTGAGAAAACTGTGTTCATATCTTATGACACCAGGATGGTATATGCTTTAGCCAAAAAGTTCTTCTGTGTTATTACCCCAGgatgatatatgttattatAAAGCTATTCTTAATATTCCTCTTGTAAGCAGTAGCTATAAGTGGACACAGTCTTGGAAAATTAGATTATCCTTGTTTAGtctgtttgttgttttgtttcacCTCTTCTCAATGATAGATATTGTTGCATTCTATATATGTGAGGAATATGTATGTTTTTTGATCACCCAGATGAAACTTATGGTTCTTTATGCTGTCATATGAAATTACGTTgtgctattttttttgtagtatCTATTGTAAGTgactaatttttataataataacagACAGCTAATTAGAAGAATCATTTTCAGGTCTGCGTATGTGTTGAAGCAAGACAGCTTACCACCATCGTTTAGCTCCTTTCTCAATATACATGGTGGAAAAGATACTGTAATCCTGGAAGGTTTAAAGAGTTTTGTATCAGGCATGCCAtcttctaataaatttaaagcaGTAGAAAAGTACTACAGGGCAATGGGTGCAGATGTCAAATTAGATCTGCAAATGAAGACTCCATGCACGgtattgtttatatatatattgatttatttcgTGTTTCTCTGTTCAACtagaagaaattaaattctttGCTCTCAAAGTAAAATTAGTTGTTCCTTATGTGTTGCACAAAATATGCACGCACATTAAACGTAGATGCACTGAGATATTAGAATATCTGCCATTGTAGCAAACAACTCAAAGCGTTAATGTACTTTCCTCTCACCTGATTCAAAATCCAAGACAAACTTTTGTTCTATCCAACTCATATCCTGTTCCCCAGTTTAGTTGGCATCTTGAAGTATTTTCAATTGTCAGCTGGTTGAGAAGTCTAGTGACATTATAAGGTTTATGGTTCtccatgaatgaaaattgcaCAAGTTAGAGctattacttgaacatgaaTTCTATTTGAACAGATTGcaacaaagaaatggaaatgcacgctaaaaatagtaattatagATGATctaaagagagaaatttataagtttttctttgtctttgaTTATTGAACCAATCAtcgacaaaaaataaaaaataaaataaaataataataataataataataataataatcgtTCCTGCTTAGCCAAATGCTATCAAGTAttcgaaaaaaaattgataatctGTAAGTTTGACAATGCTGAAAGCACATTTCAGAGCAGTAGAAATGAATTATGCTCATTCCTGCCCCCAATATTCTTGGAGGTAGGCGGAGGCCAATTCTTGGGGGAAAACAAAGATTTTAGCATAAAACTTTTTCCTTGGAGGCTCGTACCAAGACCTTCCAGAGGATTTTTCCAACCCATTCCCTTTCTTCCTCAAGTACTTGGGAACAATCTTTCCGGAATGTATCtagttctttttgttttctccacATATTGTGTGATGTCAATTGTGATGCTGATTTGATGTCTGCATGCTTGAAATGATTTTGAGGACTCCCTGCTTAGAAAATTGAGATGGTAATCATGGTATTTTTGAGAGTTTACCCTAACTATCTGCagatatcttttaattttaaattttcactttGCATATGCTCCTGCCAAGACTAGTAAGATCAAACCTGaaggtttctttctttcctaaTGCAGATTATACATGGAAATCAATCATGTGGTGGCCATGTTCTTAACTTTCTCATTCAAGGATATAAAAGAGCATTGCCAGTTTACCTACCTGTTTATCTTGTCCCAGCCCTGATAGTTCATCGTGAAGGTCTCATGAATAGGTTACATTTCAATTTGAATatcatttgatttatttataccGTGAAATGTTTGGTTTCAATTTATGATTAGAGGTAATGATTTCAAGTtaggttttattatttttcacgGCTTGTTGTGGTTGAACTATTGCTTAGACTTTCGATTATGTCGCAAATGTCcacttattaatttttaggaAATAGAGATAAGTTCCCTAGTTACTCGAGTGCCTTCATAGGATTTCTTTCATGAGCAAACAAGGGATATGAGTTTTGGGCTCGTTTATGTCtttattatacataaaatatttaaaaaaaatgaaaatcaccCATGCAAACCTATGGATGggaaaaacaattaaaagaatggaaaaaactaaaataactttttgaGACAGTTcctaaatggtgttttgttcccGGCTCACGTGATAATTTGATTCCTTCATAGTTGAAGAAGTTGTTAGATTACTtcacttttttaatatacaaaaTACTTGCATGTTGAGATAACTTTTCTGGCTGCCTTTTTCCAACCATTGTTTTGTATTACGACGAGGGACGAAAAAATGTTATGGCTTTATGTGCAGGCCGTACGAAATTCTAGCAAGGGGGCTTCTAGGAACTGCCAGATCAAGTCTGTTCCTTTCTGTTTATTGTTCATCTGCTTGGTCCGTATCTCTTCCACTATATTCTAATGCATTGGCTTCTATTTTTTCTATCGTTCTTACTATTTTCTTCGGCCTCTCTTGTGAAACTTCTTGTTTCactttaaaaatgaaaatcctATAATCTTATAAATTAGGAACCCTTTGATTATATTATGTGGAC is a window from the Cucurbita pepo subsp. pepo cultivar mu-cu-16 chromosome LG07, ASM280686v2, whole genome shotgun sequence genome containing:
- the LOC111799214 gene encoding probable mitochondrial adenine nucleotide transporter BTL3 → MPRPELGSCSSFFQGPSQSQSFSCCSTNSGFFVTGGLFIDSAVPSSFANSIWSKNSSVEESGSVSVSASFCHQEQAVFFGVLRWRRKPRIADCGFLSLSVRGDRFVPEQKVRADGYENCEKAGKCEGALATVDNDKQEKKYTVHKRNAMNTTKHLWSGAIAAMVSRTFVAPLERLKLEYIVRGEQGNLFYVIKKIAASQGLKGFWKGNFVNILRTAPFKALNFYAYDTYRKQLLKLSGRETTSNFERFVAGAAAGITATVLCLPLDTIRTKIVAPGGEALGGVIGAFRYMVQTEGFFSLYKGLLPSILSMAPSGAVFYTVYDILKTAYLQSPEGRKRIQNMNQQGKQLNALDQLELGPIRTLLHGAISGACAEAVTYPFEVIRRQLQMQDQATRMSAFATCSKIVQQGGIQALYAGLLPSLLQVLPSAAISFFVYEFMKIVLKVE
- the LOC111799208 gene encoding uncharacterized protein LOC111799208 isoform X1 encodes the protein MSPGGCACVAIENGDAEASGNCKSGDSYCEHCGCGCGSGSADYSSLPAFSCSSYSLWLDSARLRESGKFWRILVASAKGFTIGAGLKGGLSLFSILAGLKRRKALASLGKKGVITNRDAISMALKETLRYGLFLGTFAGTFVSIDEIIGNLAGHRRTAGWRALSAGALAGPSMLLTGLNTQHKTLAIYIFMRAAVLAARCGIKSKRFGHICKPLTWSYGDIFLMCLSSSQILSAYVLKQDSLPPSFSSFLNIHGGKDTVILEGLKSFVSGMPSSNKFKAVEKYYRAMGADVKLDLQMKTPCTIIHGNQSCGGHVLNFLIQGYKRALPVYLPVYLVPALIVHREGLMNRPYEILARGLLGTARSSLFLSVYCSSAWMWTCLTARTFKKINIPLVALATFLAGLALAIEKKSRRIEISLYCLARGIESFFSCMTDLGYLPQSLNFKRADVIIFSISTAIIMHCYAQEREVFRSKYLNVLDWVFGVPPPPPCDETPSCKNCKQH
- the LOC111799208 gene encoding transmembrane protein 135 homolog isoform X2, giving the protein MALKETLRYGLFLGTFAGTFVSIDEIIGNLAGHRRTAGWRALSAGALAGPSMLLTGLNTQHKTLAIYIFMRAAVLAARCGIKSKRFGHICKPLTWSYGDIFLMCLSSSQILSAYVLKQDSLPPSFSSFLNIHGGKDTVILEGLKSFVSGMPSSNKFKAVEKYYRAMGADVKLDLQMKTPCTIIHGNQSCGGHVLNFLIQGYKRALPVYLPVYLVPALIVHREGLMNRPYEILARGLLGTARSSLFLSVYCSSAWMWTCLTARTFKKINIPLVALATFLAGLALAIEKKSRRIEISLYCLARGIESFFSCMTDLGYLPQSLNFKRADVIIFSISTAIIMHCYAQEREVFRSKYLNVLDWVFGVPPPPPCDETPSCKNCKQH
- the LOC111799208 gene encoding transmembrane protein 135 homolog isoform X3 is translated as MLLTGLNTQHKTLAIYIFMRAAVLAARCGIKSKRFGHICKPLTWSYGDIFLMCLSSSQILSAYVLKQDSLPPSFSSFLNIHGGKDTVILEGLKSFVSGMPSSNKFKAVEKYYRAMGADVKLDLQMKTPCTIIHGNQSCGGHVLNFLIQGYKRALPVYLPVYLVPALIVHREGLMNRPYEILARGLLGTARSSLFLSVYCSSAWMWTCLTARTFKKINIPLVALATFLAGLALAIEKKSRRIEISLYCLARGIESFFSCMTDLGYLPQSLNFKRADVIIFSISTAIIMHCYAQEREVFRSKYLNVLDWVFGVPPPPPCDETPSCKNCKQH